A window of Arcobacter acticola genomic DNA:
CTAACACAAAATATTTTGAACTTTGTTGTTAGTGCAAATAATACTAACAAAAAGGTTTAAAATATGACTTATCCACAATTTTTCAATAATATCCCAACAATAAAACTACAAGACGATTTAGCTTACCTTCTAGGCGCTTTTGAAGATGGACTAATAGAATTTTCATATTTGGATGTAGTAAAAAGTGCAGGGCATTCATGTCCTACTGTTCTTGGAGCTTATCTTATGACACTTCAAGGTTTAAAAGCCTTACATGAAAATGAAATAGCAAAACGTGGTAATATCTTAGTTGAATTTAAAGAAAAGCAAATAGATGGAGTTGCAGGCGTAATTGGAAGTGTAATTACAAATATAACGGGCTCTACAACTACAAATGGTTTTAAAGGACTAGCAGGAAAACATGATAGAAATAATTTAATGAATTTTGAAAAAGATATAAGTGGAGCAAGTGTAAGATTTACAAGACTTGATACACAAAAAAGTGTTGATGTTTTTTATAATGCAAGTATGATTTTACCACATCCTTCTATGAACTCTTTAATGCAAAAATGTATTCAAGGAAGTGCAACAAATGAAGAAAAAATAGAGTTTGGAAAAGTTTGGCAAAAAAGAGTTGAAGATATTTCAAATAATATCGAAGAGGTTATAAAAGTAAATATAAAAGAGTAAAACTCTTTTATATTTTAACTTTTACATTTTAATTTAAATTAACCCCACAGCATCTCTAATAATTTCCATTTTAGCAGCTGCAATTTTTTTAGCTTTACTAGCTCCAAAAGCTAAAATATCTTTTACTTCTTTTGGATTATTTAAAAGATGTTCTCTTTTTTGAGCATATGGCTCAAAGTGTTCATTGATTTTATCTAATAGTGTCATTTTAAAATGACCATAACCTTCACCTGGCGTTGCATATCTTTGTCTTAAAGATGCTAATTCGTCTTCTTTCATAAATAGCTTAGATAAAGTATAGATATTACAGTTTTCCCACTCTTTTGCTTCATTTAATTCTTTTGAGTCAGTTACTATCCCCATAACTTGTTTTTTTATTGTTTTTGCTGGACCAAACATATCAATTGTATTGTTATAAGATTTTGACATTTTAGCTCCATCAGTTCCTGGAACTGTTGCAACATTCTCATCTACTTTTGATTCAGGTAATACTAAAATATCTCCATAAGTATGATTAAAACTTGTTGCAATATCTCTTGTCATTTCAACGTGTTGAATTTGATCTTTTCCAACTGGAACTATATTTGAATCAAATAATAAAATATCAGCAGCCATTAAAACAGGATATGAAAATAGCCCATGATTTGCTTGAATTCCTCTTGTTGTTTTATCTTTGTAAGAGTGGGCTCTTTCTAAAAGTCCCATAGAAGTATGATTTGATAAAAGCCAGTAAAGCTCTAAAACTTCTTTTACATCATGTTGTACCCAAAAAGTTGATTTTTCTGGATCCATTCCAAGTGCTAAAAAATTCACGGCTGCTTCAAAGATGTTTCTTTCTAAAAACTCTTTATCTTTTACTGAAGTTAATGCATGATAAGAAGCAATAAATGCAAATAACTCTCCATCATTTTGAGATTCAACCATTTTTTTAATCATTCCAAAATAGTTTCCTATATGAATTGTTCCTGATGGTTGAATACCTGATAAAATTCTCAAATCAAATTCCTTATAATTTTTGGTTTATTATATCTAAAGTAGCTAAAATTAATTAGAAGCTAATTTCATATTTATCTTTGAAATTATTAACTCTAAATGCATTATTAAATCATAATATTCACCCATATAAGAAAGTGGAACTTTTGTTTCTGCTTTTATCTCTTTTTTTAATGCGATAATTTTTTCTAAATATTTTTTTAACTCTTCATTTTTAGCATCTTCTGCTTCTAAATCAATTTTATGTATTTCTTCATACCATTTATAGATTTTTGATCTAATACTCCATCTATAAAGTGGGAAAAATCCTTTTGATAAAGGAATCATCAAAGTAATAAGTGGAATTAATAAAATCTTTAATCTATCAATATTTGAAGCAATCCAGTATGGAAATATTTTCTCAAGCCAAGTATCACCATAAGTGAAATACCTTTGTGCATCTTCATTTATCTCAATAGTCAAGTTATCAATATTTGGGAACTGATTTTGTGTTTCAAATAAGCCTTTTTTATTATGAATTCTTTTTATTTCTTTTAAAATAAGTCTAGTTAATTCATCTGAAAAATCATCTCTTACAATAAGATTTGCAGTTGTAGAAAGAAGATTTATATCTTGGCTTGGAAGATTTTTATATAAATCAATTGTTCCTTCATAAATTGGAGTAGCTTCTAAAAAAGAGTATTTTCTACTATAAGCTTTTGCTCTTTTAAAACTAAACAGACTTATATCTGGATTTTCTAACAACTCTTTTATAACATTTGAATTTGGAGAACTAACTATAAACATAGCATCAATTTCGCCTTTTATTAGTAAATCTTTTGCTTCTTGTGTTGAATTATAAAGAAGTTGTGAATTTTTTTTATTTATTCCGTTGTCATTTAATATTTTTAAAGCTAAATCTTCTGTTCCACTTTTTTCTTTTCCAATTGATATTTTTTTTGAAATTAATTGAATAAGATAATCCATTTTGTATGTATCATTTTTATAAAATATCCATAAAGGTTCATAATATATTGAAGCAATAGCTTTTATATGTGTTTGTTCTTTTAACTCATCGATTCCATTTTGAATAAAAGCTATATCAGCTTTTTTATCATTTAGAAGTTGAATATTCTCCATAGAACCATTTGATGTAAGAATATTTACTTTAACTTTTTGTTTTTCTAATATCTCTTTATATTTAAGTGCAGTTTGATAGTATTCTCCATCAATTGAACCTGTAGCAATTGTGATTTCTTTTTTTGAACTGGGTTCTATAAACTTTGAAGTTAAATAAAAAGATGCAATAACTAAAAGCAAAATAGGAATTGATACAGTAAAAAAATTATATTTCATAGGAACTCTTTAATAATTTGAATTTTTATCTCTTTTACTTTAGTTAAATATTTATTAGATATTACTAAAATATAAGGGAATAGATTATGTAAACATTAAGTATTAGTAATATAATATGGGAAAAATCGAATAAAACGGAAAATAAAATGTACAACTGTAAATTTGGATTAAATGAGCATAAACCTCATTTAGAAAATAAACATTCACATGATTGTTCTCATTCTCATCATAAACATGACAATCTTACACATACACATGAACATCATCACGAGCATGATCATGGACATTCTCATGATCATAGAGGAACTGATAAAAAATTACTAAAAATTGCACTTGTAATAACTATTATAACAATGCTAGCAGAATTTATTGCAGGTTTTATATCAAACTCTTTAGCATTAGTTTCAGATGCAATTCATATGTTTACACACTCATTTGCCCTTTTAATCTCTTTAATAGCAATAATAATTGCAAGTAAAAAAGCGCCTTTGAGTAAAACGTTTGGATTTTATAGGGCTGAGGTTTTAGCTGCATTTATAAATGGAATTACTATTGTTCTATCAATAGTTTGGATTTTGTATGAAGCAATACATAGATTTCTGAACCCAGGTGTAATAGATATAAAAATAGCAATGATAGTGGCAATTATAGGTTTAGTTGTAAATATTATTACAGGTGTTATATTAATGCAAGGTGATAAACATAATGTAAATTTAAAATCTGCATTTGTACATATGTTAAGTGATGCTTTATCATCTGTGGCTATTATTATAGGCTATATTATAATTTATTTTACTTCATGGTATTTTATTGATATTATTTTAGCAATAATTGTAGCGATAGTTATTGGAAAATGGGCCTTGGATATACTTAAAAGTTCCACTAATACTTTGATGGAAAGTTCACCTATTGATATACAAGAGGTTCAACAATTTATTGAAAAAAATGAAAATGTTATTGAACTTCATGATATACATATTTGGGAGATTACTCAAGATATGTATAATATGACAGCCCATGTGAAAATAGATAAAAAATCATTAGATAAATATGAAGAACTTTTACATGAAATAAATCATGGCTTGAAAGAAAAGTATAAAATTGTTCATACAACATTCCAATTTGAATGGGAATAAACTTTATTAAAAGAAAGTTTTATTTCTTTATGATACAATTGCGAAAATTTAATAAAGGATAATAATGGCAGCTATAATAGTTGAAAGAGCATGTGGATGCTTTAGAAATTCAGATTTCCAACAAGAAACACAATGTGAAACTGTAGACGAAGCATTAGCAAAAGCGGATGAAATGTGTATAATAATGAATGAAGATTTTTGTCACAAACATAAATTCAAAACTGAATATGTTGATGGAAATGTAATGATTAAAATGGTAATGAACGGATAAATTTAGAATATCATCTAATCTCTTTGTAGAATTTTTTAGTTATAATTCAAAAAAATATAATTACAAAGAGCAAAGATGATAGATATTAAACTACTACAAAAAGACTTCGAGTATGTTGTAAATGCCTTACAAAGAAAAGGTGTAGACAACGAGCTTTTAAATAACCTAAAAACACTTGCATCTAATACAAAAGAAAAACGACAAGAGATGGAAGACGTTACAGCTGAGCAAAACTTACTTTCAAAAGAGTTTGGAAGATATAAAAAAGAGAAGCTAGATGTTGCTCCACTTCAAGAAAATATAAACAATCTAAAAAATAAAAAACAAGAGTTAGAAGAACAAGTACGAGTTTTAGAAGATGAATTAACTTCTATTATTTTAGGTGTTCCAAATATGCCTGATGAGTCTGTTCCAAGTGGTGCGGATGAAAATGAAAATATTATTTTAGAAGTAGTTGGCGCAAAACCAACTTTTTCTTTTGAGCCAAAAGAGCATTGGGATTTAAATAATGGTTGGATTGACTTTGAAAGAGGTGTAAAAATTGCAAAATCTAGATTTGCAGCATTAAGAGGTGATGGAGCAAGACTAGAACGTGCTTTAATTAACTATATGCTTGATTTTAATCGTGAGCGAGGTTTCCAAGAGTGGTATGTTCCATTTATGGCAAACTCAAATACTCTTCAAGGAACAGGGCAACTTCCAAAATTTGCTGATGATTTATTTAAAATTGAAGGTGAAGATTTATATTTAATCCCAACTGCTGAGGTTTCTTTAACTAACTTATTTAATGATGAGATTTTAGAAATTGAAGAACTTCCAATGTTACTTACTTCTTATACTCCTTGTTTTAGAAAAGAAGCAGGAAGTGCAGGGCGAGATACAAGAGGATTAATTAGGCAACATCAATTTGATAAAGTAGAAATGGTAGCAATCACATCACAAGAACAATCAAATGAAGTATTTGAAAAAATGGTAGCATGCGCAAGTGATTTATTAACATCATTAGGACTTCCTCACCAAAAAATGCAATTATGTACAGGCGATTTAGGATTTAGTGCTGCTACAACTATCGACTTAGAAGTTTGGTTACCTGGACAAAATAAATATAGAGAAATTTCATCAATTTCAAATACAAGAGATTTCCAATCAAGACGTGCAAAAATCAGATATAAAGAGGGTAAGAAAAATATCTTAGCTCACACTTTAAATGGTTCATCACTAGCAGTTGGAAGAACATTAGTAGCTATTATGGAAAATTATCAAAACGAAGATGGAAGTGTTAGAATTCCAGAAGTACTTAAAAAATATATGTAAATTAATTTTTACATATAAAGCAAAAAGGGAAAAGTTATTAAAACTTTTCCCTTTTTTTATTTTTATTCTGAATTTTCATAAAATAATAAATTGTATAAAAATAAAATCCAAAATATTTTGTTTTTATCTAAATTGAAAAAGAAGTTCTATCTTAAAAAAAATCGTCACAAGTGCTATAATTTTTAACTAAGGAGAGAGTAAGTAGACAAAACTTCTTATCTGATGAAAGTATACACACTTGAAACTTAAAGAATGCTATTTTAATGCTACGTTTCTAAAGAAATATTTAAATTTGTGAATTAATATTCATCTTTGATAATAACTTATTTGATAAAAACCTTTGTGTCATATAATTTATTATTAATTCTTACTTCAAAATAACCCTTTTCAACAGTATAATGTTTAAAAGTTATTTCTTCTGCTATTTTTATTTTATGTTTATTATAAACAAAAATAGATTTTTCAAAGTGACCTAATGAATTTCCTATTTTTACTTGGACTCTTGCATGTGGGATATTCCCAAAAACTACGATTCTTGAATAGCAAATATTATTGTAATCCTTGTTTGTTATTCTTTTATGTTGAATATTTTCACCCTCTCCTTTTTCATCAAAAATTCCAATGGCATAAGCTTTAATATCAGAAGCATTTAAAAAAAGGTTTATAAATAAAATGAGTGTTAATATTTTCATAGGATTATTTTACAATTTATTTGTGAAGAGTTTGTATAAATTGTATATAATTTATAAGAAGCTTAAGTTAAATAAATATTTTCATATTAATTCTGAATATATTGATAGTTATCAATGAATTAATTATTTTAATGGGTTATCATTCTTGTAATTTATATTATAAGGATAGAAAATGATTATTCCACAAAATGCAAAAGAAATAAATGTTGAAGGTGCAACAGTTCCATTTTTTAAAGATGAAGATGCTTATTATTTTGATTCAAGTTTAACAGGACCACCAGAACCTATGGTTAATGCAATGGTTGGACTTCAACTACTTGATGATAAACACAAATTAGTAATGATAAATCACAAACCTCCTATGGGATTATTCCCAAAAATTCAGAATTCATTTAAATATGAAATTGTTGAATTAGAAAATGATAAAGTAGCAGTGACATTTATAAAAAAAACTAATACAACTGTTAATTTAAAAAATATTGATACTTCTTGTAGTGGGACAGGGTGTTCTCACTAATATTATGAATATTTCACAGCAATTTGCCCCACCATTTAAATTAGTAGGTTCTTTTTTTGTAAGTGCAATGCTTATACTATTTATAAGTGTTGCTTTGCTATTTGATTTTGATATAAATTCTTTGCATAGCCAAAATACTTTTGTTTTATCATGGGTGCATTTATTTTTATTAGGTTTTGTGATGATGAGCATATTTGCTTCTATGGCACAATTATTACCTGTTGTTTTAGAAGTGGAGCATTTTTCTATTGATTTATATTATGTTGTAAATCCTTTACTAGTTCTTGGTACGATTTTAATATTTCTTGGATTTTATAAATATCCTATGATTTTATCATATGGTGGTGTTATTGTATTTATATCATTTTTTATTTTTTTATTTGAAAGTTTTTTGACAATTAAAAAAGTAAAGAAATTAAATTTTTTATCAAGCACTGTTTTAGTTGCTAATATTTTTTTATTATTTGGGTTGATAGTTGCAATTATTTTATCATTTGCTTATAGTGGAAATTTGCAATTAAATATAAAAGCTTTGATGCTTTCTCATATTTACTTAGTATTTGTGGGATATTTAGGTATTACTATTCTTTCAATGAGTTATATATTGATTCCTATGTTTTGGCTTTCCCATTCATTTAATAATATATATTTAAAATTGGCATTTTATAATATTAGTATTGGTGTTATTTTAGTAGTTTTTAGCCAATTATTTGAATTTGAAATTATTGAATATCTGGGCTATTTTGAAGTTTTACTTGGATTTATACTTTTTATTTATCAGTTATATCTGATTTTTATAACAAAAGTTAGAAAACAAAAAGATATATATTATAAATATATTGTTGTTTCAGTTGTGAATTTTATAGCAGCTTTGATTTTAGTATGTGTTTATTTTATTGTTTTAAATGATTATATTTTAGTTGTTGCTGGATTTATATTTTTACTTGGGTTTTTAACTCCAATTATTACAGCACATTTATATAAAATAATTCCATTTTTAGTATGGTTTCACAGATTCGCACCATTAGTAGGTAAACAAAAAGTTCCTATGTTAGCTGATATGGTACCTGAAAAAAGTTCTGAATTTGGCTTTGTTTTTTATATCATAGGTTTTGTTTTGAGTTTAATAGCATTTAGTTTAAGTAGCGATATTATATTTAAATCAGCTGTTAGTTTTTTATTTATTGGAACATCTTTTATAATTAAAGATGTTTTTTATATCATAAATTTTAAAGGATAATTTTATGTACACAAAAGAAGAAATTTTTAAAGCAGTATCAACTGTAAATGACCCAGAAGTTGGCTTTAATCTTGTAGAGATGGGTCTTATTTATGATGCTGTTTGTGATGAAAAAATGAATGTAATTGTTACCATGACACTTAGTACAAAAGCTTGTCCTCTTCATCAAATGATTATTCAATGGGTTGAAGAAGCAGTTATGAGAGAGCTTGATAAAGTTGAACATGTGGAAATAGATTTAGTTTGGGAGCCAGCTTGGAATATTTCAATGGCAAGTGATGAAGTAAAACAAAAACTATCTTAGTTTGTTTTACTTAGATTTTAAATAAGTATTTTAGAAAGAAACAGGTGTTATAACTGATAAATATGAAGCTTTTTCATCTGTTTTATTTTCTATTTTATGGGGGATTTCTGGATTGAACCTAATACAATCACCTTCTTCTAAAATATATTTTTTATCTTTTAAAGTAATTGTGATTTCTCCTTTTAATACATAATCACATTCTTCTTTACCTTTAATGTGAGGAAGAATATCTTCTGTTATTCTATTAGCTTCTAAATTTACTAATACAAATTCAATATCTCCTTGTAAATCAGGAACTAATAATTCGCAATTATACAAAGGATCAGGAAAAGATATTTTTTTTCTTTTATCTTTTCTTACAATTAGCATAGATTCATCTGTAATCATCTCGTCTATATTATCTTCATTTGTAAATAGCTGAGATAATGTTGTATCTAAAACCTTTGCAATTTTTCTTAATGTTTCAACAGAACCTTGAGTTGAACCATTTTCTAATAAAGATAACATGCCATAAGATATACCTGCATTTTGGGCTAAATCTTTTGCATTCATATTTTTTAGTTTTCTTAATCTTTTTATTTTTTTACCAACATTAAGTTCTTCAAGCATAAATACACCTTTTTTTATACTATTTGTAAATATTATATCACAATTATAGCTGATGAAAAACTATAATAATTAGTTTTTTTTGTTTAATTGTTGTATACTCTTCTCTTAATTTTTTAAAGGATTTCAAATTTTAGATTATATTAACTTATCAATTTTAGCGATATTTATACCAACTTTCTTTTTTGTTTCAATAACTCCTGGAATGTGTATGACATTATCATTGAGCATGGGAATGAGTATAGGCTTAAAAAAAACTTTCTACATGATGTATGGTGAGCTTTTAGGAGTTGGTTTAGTTGCAACTTCTTCTGTTATTGGAGTAGCTACAATAATGCTTAAATATCCTACTATATTTATGATTTTAAAATATGGTGGAGGAGCTTATTTAATATATTTAGGTGTTTCAATGTGGTTATCACGTGGAAAAATGGCTTTGAATTTAGAAGGCTGCAATTTTAATGTATCAAAGAAGAATCTCGCAATGCAAGGATTTGTAACAGCAATTGCAAATCCAAAAGGTTGGGCATTTTTTATAGCATTATTACCACCATTTATTGATGCTAATTTAGCTTTTGCTCCACAGTTGTCGGTACTTATTTTATTGATACTTTCTTTGGAATTTACTTGTTTGATTATATATGCAAGTGGTGGAAGTACTTTGAGAAAATTATTGCAAAACTCATCAAATGTAAAACTATTAAATAAAATTGCTGGTTCTATGATGATAGGTATAGGAATCTGGTTAGCTTTAACCTAATTCCTACTTCTTAGGTTTTATGCCTTTATTATTAGAACTGCCCCTGCACTTATCATTACGCTTCCTGCTGCTATATTCATTTTTCTTTTTGAAGATTTACTTTTAAATAAATTTTTCGCGCTACTTGCACTATAGGCATATGCTAACATTACTCCACCCAGAACAATAGTAACAACTGTAGAAATAATAAAAATATCAATAGCCGTTAAAGTTTGAAGATTTATAAAAGTAGGTAGAAATCCTAAGTAAAATAGTATAACCTTTGGATTACTAAGTGTTATTATAAGTCCTGTTAAAAAGTTCTTTTTCCATGATAGTTCATAAATACCCTTTAAATTTGTCTCTTGTTCTTTAGAAGTTAATATTTTATATCCTAAAAATAAAAGATAAATTCCACCTAGATATTTAACTAAGATAAAAAAATCTCCAAGGATAGAGGCAATTGCGCTAAGACCAAAAATAGCTAATAATAAAAATATTATATCACCAATTACTATTCCAATTAATACAAAAGATGCATTTAAAAAGCCTGAAGATAAAGCCCTTGAGATTGTTGCAAATACCCCAGGGCCTGGAGTAATTGCTAATAAAAACATTGCTAAACTAAATGCAAAAATATTTAAAAGTGACATATTTTTTCTTTTAATGATCTAATATTTGTTCTAAAAATTGTTTTAATCTAGGAGATTGTGGGTTTCCGAAAAACTCTGCTGGAGTATTCTCTTCTACAATTTGACCTGCATCCATAAAAATTACTCTATCTGCTACTTTTTTTGCAAATCCCATTTCATGTGTTACACAAACCATCGTAATACCTTCATCAGCTAGTTCTGTCATTACATCTAGAACTTCACCAATCATTTCAGGGTCAAGTGCAGATGTTGGTTCATCAAATAGCATAATATCAGGATTAATACATAAACATCTTGCTATTGCCACCCTTTGTTGTTGTCCACCTGATAACTGATTTGGATATTTATCAGCTTGATCTGCAATTTTTACTCTTTCAAGATAATACATTGCAGTTTCAATCGCTTTTTTTCTTGGAATTTTTCCTACCCAAGTTGGAGCTAGGATTAAATTTTCTAAAATTGAAAGGTGTGGAAAAAGATTAAAATGCTGAAAAACCATACCAACATGAGTTCTAATTTCTCTAATTCTTTTTACATCTTCTGTCATTTCTAAACCAGAAACATATAATTCACCTTCTTGGAAAGGTTCTAGTCTGTTCATACATCTAATTGTTGTAGATTTTCCAGAACCAGAAGGTCCGCAAATAACAATCTTCTCACCTTTTTTTACTCTTAAGTTAACATCTTTTAGTACGTGGAAATCTCCATACCATTTATTAACGTTTGTCATCTCTATCATATAATCTAAATTTTTCATTATTATTCCTATTTTCTATTTGTGTTCTGTATTAAATCTTTTTTCTACTGACTGTGCATATTTAGACATACTAAAGCAAATTATCCAGTAAATAATAGTTACAAAAACATAACCCTCTGTTGCGAAACCTAACCAATTTGGATCTGTTGTTGTAAGGTTTACCATTGCTAAAACATCAAATAAACCAATAATCAATACCAATGTTGTATCTTTAAATAATGCAACAAATGATCCAACAATATTTGGAATGGAGATTTTAAGGGCTTGCGGTAAAATAACTAATCCCATGGCTTGCCAATATGAAAGTCCTATTGAATCACATGCTTCATATTGACCTTTTGGAATAGCTTGTAATCCACCTCTTATAACTTCAGCTATATATGCTGCTTGAAATAAAGTAACTCCTATTAAAGCTCTTAATAGTTTATCAAAAGTCATTCCTTCTGGAAAAAATAAAGGAAGGATAACTGATGCCATAAATAAAAGTGTAATTAAAGGAACACCTCTAATAAATTCAATATAAACAACACTGATTGTTTTTATAATTGGCATCTTAGATTGTCTTCCTAGAGCAAATAATATACCAATTGGAAATGATACTACGATTCCAACAGCAGCAACAACAACTGTAAGAAGTAATCCTCCCCAATTTGAAGTTGGAACTATTTCTAAACCAAATCCACCATAAAGTAATATAAACGATACGATAGGAAATAAAATAAGAATTACTGCTCTTGCTTTAACATGTTTGAATTTTTTAAAGGCAATTATAGATACTACAAAAAAAACAAAAATTAAATTTGGTCTCCAATATAATTCTTCTGGATAAAAACCATAAATAAACTGATTGAATTTTTCATAAATAAAAATCCATCTTGCTCCATCTTTTGTGATCTCTTCTTTTGTACCACTCCAAGTTGCATCAAAAACCATCCAATCTAACAAAGGAGGAAGAGTGTTATAGATTAACAATAGTGATAAAATAGTTAAAATTGAACTAGTCACTGATGGAAAAAGATTCTCTCTTATCCATTTTATAGGGCCTTTAGTATTTGAAGGAGCAGGTTTTGCTTCTAATTTTTTATAAATAGCCATTATCTCTCCTTAATTTGCATTTTTGCATTAATAATATTCATAACTATTGATATAGATATACTAATAGCTAAATAAACAGCCATTGTCATTAGAATAATTTCAATTGCTTGACCAACTTGATTTAATGCTGTTCCTGCAAATAGTGTTACAAGTTCTGGGTAACCAATTGCTGTTGCAAGTGATGAGTTTTTCATTAAGTTTAGATATTGGTTAATAACAGGAGGAATAATAACTCTTAAAGCTTGTGGTAATACAACTTTTTTCAAAATTACACTCTCTTTTAATCCAAGAGCACTTGCTGCTTCTTTTTGACCTTTTGGAACAGCTTCAATTCCAGCTCTAACAGCTTCAGCTATATAAGTAGCTGGATAAATACTAAGAGCAAAAGCTAGGGCTAAAAATTCAGGAGTTAAAGTCCACCCAC
This region includes:
- a CDS encoding helix-turn-helix domain-containing protein, with the protein product MLEELNVGKKIKRLRKLKNMNAKDLAQNAGISYGMLSLLENGSTQGSVETLRKIAKVLDTTLSQLFTNEDNIDEMITDESMLIVRKDKRKKISFPDPLYNCELLVPDLQGDIEFVLVNLEANRITEDILPHIKGKEECDYVLKGEITITLKDKKYILEEGDCIRFNPEIPHKIENKTDEKASYLSVITPVSF
- a CDS encoding metal-sulfur cluster assembly factor, with protein sequence MYTKEEIFKAVSTVNDPEVGFNLVEMGLIYDAVCDEKMNVIVTMTLSTKACPLHQMIIQWVEEAVMRELDKVEHVEIDLVWEPAWNISMASDEVKQKLS
- the trpS gene encoding tryptophan--tRNA ligase, whose product is MRILSGIQPSGTIHIGNYFGMIKKMVESQNDGELFAFIASYHALTSVKDKEFLERNIFEAAVNFLALGMDPEKSTFWVQHDVKEVLELYWLLSNHTSMGLLERAHSYKDKTTRGIQANHGLFSYPVLMAADILLFDSNIVPVGKDQIQHVEMTRDIATSFNHTYGDILVLPESKVDENVATVPGTDGAKMSKSYNNTIDMFGPAKTIKKQVMGIVTDSKELNEAKEWENCNIYTLSKLFMKEDELASLRQRYATPGEGYGHFKMTLLDKINEHFEPYAQKREHLLNNPKEVKDILAFGASKAKKIAAAKMEIIRDAVGLI
- a CDS encoding LysE family translocator, which translates into the protein MSLLNIFAFSLAMFLLAITPGPGVFATISRALSSGFLNASFVLIGIVIGDIIFLLLAIFGLSAIASILGDFFILVKYLGGIYLLFLGYKILTSKEQETNLKGIYELSWKKNFLTGLIITLSNPKVILFYLGFLPTFINLQTLTAIDIFIISTVVTIVLGGVMLAYAYSASSAKNLFKSKSSKRKMNIAAGSVMISAGAVLIIKA
- a CDS encoding FmdE family protein, which gives rise to MTYPQFFNNIPTIKLQDDLAYLLGAFEDGLIEFSYLDVVKSAGHSCPTVLGAYLMTLQGLKALHENEIAKRGNILVEFKEKQIDGVAGVIGSVITNITGSTTTNGFKGLAGKHDRNNLMNFEKDISGASVRFTRLDTQKSVDVFYNASMILPHPSMNSLMQKCIQGSATNEEKIEFGKVWQKRVEDISNNIEEVIKVNIKE
- a CDS encoding amino acid ABC transporter ATP-binding protein, which translates into the protein MKNLDYMIEMTNVNKWYGDFHVLKDVNLRVKKGEKIVICGPSGSGKSTTIRCMNRLEPFQEGELYVSGLEMTEDVKRIREIRTHVGMVFQHFNLFPHLSILENLILAPTWVGKIPRKKAIETAMYYLERVKIADQADKYPNQLSGGQQQRVAIARCLCINPDIMLFDEPTSALDPEMIGEVLDVMTELADEGITMVCVTHEMGFAKKVADRVIFMDAGQIVEENTPAEFFGNPQSPRLKQFLEQILDH
- a CDS encoding LysE family translocator, translating into MPTFFFVSITPGMCMTLSLSMGMSIGLKKTFYMMYGELLGVGLVATSSVIGVATIMLKYPTIFMILKYGGGAYLIYLGVSMWLSRGKMALNLEGCNFNVSKKNLAMQGFVTAIANPKGWAFFIALLPPFIDANLAFAPQLSVLILLILSLEFTCLIIYASGGSTLRKLLQNSSNVKLLNKIAGSMMIGIGIWLALT
- a CDS encoding TAXI family TRAP transporter solute-binding subunit codes for the protein MKYNFFTVSIPILLLVIASFYLTSKFIEPSSKKEITIATGSIDGEYYQTALKYKEILEKQKVKVNILTSNGSMENIQLLNDKKADIAFIQNGIDELKEQTHIKAIASIYYEPLWIFYKNDTYKMDYLIQLISKKISIGKEKSGTEDLALKILNDNGINKKNSQLLYNSTQEAKDLLIKGEIDAMFIVSSPNSNVIKELLENPDISLFSFKRAKAYSRKYSFLEATPIYEGTIDLYKNLPSQDINLLSTTANLIVRDDFSDELTRLILKEIKRIHNKKGLFETQNQFPNIDNLTIEINEDAQRYFTYGDTWLEKIFPYWIASNIDRLKILLIPLITLMIPLSKGFFPLYRWSIRSKIYKWYEEIHKIDLEAEDAKNEELKKYLEKIIALKKEIKAETKVPLSYMGEYYDLIMHLELIISKINMKLASN
- the serS gene encoding serine--tRNA ligase, producing MIDIKLLQKDFEYVVNALQRKGVDNELLNNLKTLASNTKEKRQEMEDVTAEQNLLSKEFGRYKKEKLDVAPLQENINNLKNKKQELEEQVRVLEDELTSIILGVPNMPDESVPSGADENENIILEVVGAKPTFSFEPKEHWDLNNGWIDFERGVKIAKSRFAALRGDGARLERALINYMLDFNRERGFQEWYVPFMANSNTLQGTGQLPKFADDLFKIEGEDLYLIPTAEVSLTNLFNDEILEIEELPMLLTSYTPCFRKEAGSAGRDTRGLIRQHQFDKVEMVAITSQEQSNEVFEKMVACASDLLTSLGLPHQKMQLCTGDLGFSAATTIDLEVWLPGQNKYREISSISNTRDFQSRRAKIRYKEGKKNILAHTLNGSSLAVGRTLVAIMENYQNEDGSVRIPEVLKKYM
- a CDS encoding cation diffusion facilitator family transporter, with the protein product MYNCKFGLNEHKPHLENKHSHDCSHSHHKHDNLTHTHEHHHEHDHGHSHDHRGTDKKLLKIALVITIITMLAEFIAGFISNSLALVSDAIHMFTHSFALLISLIAIIIASKKAPLSKTFGFYRAEVLAAFINGITIVLSIVWILYEAIHRFLNPGVIDIKIAMIVAIIGLVVNIITGVILMQGDKHNVNLKSAFVHMLSDALSSVAIIIGYIIIYFTSWYFIDIILAIIVAIVIGKWALDILKSSTNTLMESSPIDIQEVQQFIEKNENVIELHDIHIWEITQDMYNMTAHVKIDKKSLDKYEELLHEINHGLKEKYKIVHTTFQFEWE